The window GCAGTGAGCTGATGGGGTCCAAGCCAGACTGTACCAAACAGCGCAGCGCCTGAAAcaggaggggaggcggggccaGCCCACACAGCCAGGTGAACACCTCATTTCCCAGCAGGCTTTGCCACCGCTGCGGCTCATCCTGCAGGCAGCGCGGTGGCGAGGGATTCGACAGGAAGAGAAGCAGCAGGTCCAGGCAGCGTTGCGCCTGCTGTCGCTCCGACGCGTCACTGGAGACGAGCCGCTGCAGGGCGGCGTCCAGCCCGGCAGGCCGAGCCCCTTGggccagaagcagcagcaggcagTTGTCCTGCGACAGCTCCACCGCCAGCTGCACCGCAGTCTTTCCTGCGTCTGCCACATGAGTGCAGCCGCCGCAGCTGTCCAAGTACTGCTGCCGCTCGTCCTGCGAGCAGTCCTTCAGGGTCTCCAGGATCATGTCCAGGATCACCAGACGGTTGTAGCGCACCGCCACGTTCAGGTGCTGGGCCCCGCTGCCCACACGGCAGCAGAAGCTGCATCGCGGCGCTCTGAGCGCGCTCACCGAGTACCTGCTGAGTAAGTGGCGTGCATAGTCCTGGTGGTCATGCACGAGTGTGTAGAGCAGAGCCTCAGATGGCAGGAAGGCCCGTGGCTGTCCGTCGTCCCAGCAGAAGACCTCCATGGTGCGCATGTCCTCCAGCAGCCAAGCTGGCAGCCGCTCTCGCACAGCACAATAGAACGCAAACGCCGTGCGCTCGCAATGGCGCTGACAGGAAGACGGGGACAGGACGTCCAGCTGAGAGGGCAGACGCCACGGCATCGCTGCACCACCTCCGGATGAGGATAAACCCCTGCGGGCTGCGTTTCAGAGACGTCTGCAGCTGAGAAGCTGGTCCTCTCCAGCGGTCAAAGCTATACCCCCAGCTGCCCCACGCTCTTATAGGATTGCCCCCCGCCCTCCCCGCTCCATGTGAGCGTGTTTATTTTACTGGCTGGACAGGCTCGGGTGTCCCAAATAGTGAACATAGTGCTCTTCCTGCAGGTCGCCATGACGACAGCAAACGATCAGCTGACGGGAGAGCAGCTGAGTGGAGGACAGATGATCTGAGGTGTTTctgtgcagtgtgtgtgtgtctgtgtgtttgtgtacatgtgTACTGGTATTTGTGTACTTGGTAGGTAGGACCACTGCTTATGTAATCACAGATCATATTGGGGACAGGCGGCTCTGCAGGGATGTTTAAGGTTCTTGCGACGCTAAATGACGCCTCTGGGCCCCTGGTTAGCTGTAGCGGAcattaaataaaggttttcagTTAGGCACCAAAAATCCAAACTGATCTAAACTGACCGGGCATCAAACGCCTTTGAGCATCTTAAAAGCAGATGAGGCAACAAATATGTGCCTGCATTAGTGAAACATGTTTACATCACTAATGCATCAAAAGCTTTGAAGTTTGGACGTGggagccagcaggctccacctactttcatcgaggcttctgattggtcagtttataactttaacTACTAAAAGAATATCATGGAAAAAATGGGAATTATTaagaagatgtt is drawn from Oryzias latipes chromosome 22, ASM223467v1 and contains these coding sequences:
- the LOC101162976 gene encoding ankyrin repeat domain-containing protein 9, which produces MPWRLPSQLDVLSPSSCQRHCERTAFAFYCAVRERLPAWLLEDMRTMEVFCWDDGQPRAFLPSEALLYTLVHDHQDYARHLLSRYSVSALRAPRCSFCCRVGSGAQHLNVAVRYNRLVILDMILETLKDCSQDERQQYLDSCGGCTHVADAGKTAVQLAVELSQDNCLLLLLAQGARPAGLDAALQRLVSSDASERQQAQRCLDLLLLFLSNPSPPRCLQDEPQRWQSLLGNEVFTWLCGLAPPPLLFQALRCLVQSGLDPISSLPNFLQLHSWQ